A portion of the Kribbella jejuensis genome contains these proteins:
- a CDS encoding alpha-N-acetylglucosaminidase: protein MKPVRLVLAGVVAAVSVLVVPSGPVVVAGGPARDALVRLVGQRYADQVVLETLDRGTGKDFFRVGSAGRKVLIGGTTPAVQLTGFGWYLRHVAHADIELEGSQLNLPVRLPLPAQPTEQRAAVDNRFALNDTNEGYAGPYLDWPQWQHRIDVLALHGINQVLVYEGQEAVYERAFRKFGYTADELRAWIPQPAHQAWWLLQNECCLGSPISQQLIDRRTVLGRQLADHLRELGMVPVLPGYFGTVPPSFAAKNPGAKTVPQGKWDGLARPDWLDPTNLLFAEVAAEFYRVQTDLFGPSTMYKMDLLHEGGTAGDVSVPDASRAVQNALEAAHPGAIWAILGWQKNPLPATLQSIDRSKMLVVDGISEAANITDRDKDFLGTPYAFGTIWNFGGHSNLGASLPAWNEKFHAWLAKPGTALNGIALMPEAIDNNPAAVAFFTDLAWESQPVDVQQWFTDYATSRYGSADPHAVAAWRILGSTVYSWPAGADSKHPTGLFDYEPSLAVTGTAIPYDPAAFRQALGELLAVPPALRRSTAYRYDLVDVARQVMANDSRTLLPRISAAYQARDLGQFRKLTADWLQRLELLDDLLGTDDNFLLGSWLAGATAQAANPEEAAALRYDVRTLITDWAAAATLQDYARREWNGLVGDYYAGRWRTYFAALDTALSTGQPPAPVDWKAYAEQWAHTDTQHAATERGDAYQLASRIPQMIKGFPGISRALTSCGVPSTWTVVRSR, encoded by the coding sequence ATGAAGCCCGTCCGCTTGGTGCTGGCCGGTGTGGTTGCGGCGGTTTCGGTCCTCGTTGTCCCGTCCGGCCCTGTCGTGGTGGCCGGTGGGCCGGCGCGGGATGCGTTGGTGCGGCTGGTCGGTCAGCGGTACGCCGATCAGGTCGTCCTCGAGACGCTCGACCGCGGCACCGGGAAGGACTTCTTCCGGGTCGGCTCGGCCGGCCGGAAGGTGCTGATCGGCGGTACGACGCCCGCGGTCCAGCTGACCGGTTTCGGTTGGTACCTGCGGCACGTGGCGCACGCCGACATCGAGCTCGAGGGTTCGCAGCTGAACCTGCCCGTACGGCTCCCGCTCCCGGCGCAGCCGACGGAGCAGCGGGCCGCCGTCGACAACCGGTTCGCGTTGAACGACACCAACGAGGGGTATGCCGGCCCGTATCTCGACTGGCCGCAGTGGCAGCACCGCATCGACGTACTCGCGCTGCACGGCATCAACCAGGTCCTCGTGTACGAAGGGCAGGAGGCCGTCTACGAACGGGCTTTCCGGAAGTTCGGGTACACCGCTGACGAGCTCCGCGCGTGGATCCCGCAGCCGGCACACCAGGCCTGGTGGCTGCTGCAGAACGAGTGCTGCCTCGGCAGTCCGATCTCGCAGCAGCTCATCGACCGCCGTACCGTGCTGGGCCGGCAGCTGGCCGACCACCTGCGCGAGCTCGGCATGGTGCCGGTGCTGCCCGGGTACTTCGGCACCGTCCCGCCAAGCTTCGCCGCCAAGAACCCGGGCGCGAAGACTGTGCCGCAAGGCAAGTGGGACGGGCTCGCCAGGCCGGATTGGCTCGACCCGACGAACCTCCTCTTCGCAGAGGTAGCCGCTGAGTTCTACCGCGTTCAGACGGACCTGTTCGGGCCCAGCACGATGTACAAGATGGACCTGCTGCACGAGGGCGGTACCGCGGGCGACGTGAGCGTTCCGGACGCCTCCCGCGCGGTCCAGAACGCTCTTGAGGCCGCACACCCGGGCGCGATCTGGGCGATCCTCGGCTGGCAGAAGAACCCGCTGCCGGCCACGCTGCAGTCCATCGACCGCTCGAAGATGCTGGTCGTCGACGGCATCTCCGAGGCAGCGAACATCACCGACCGCGACAAGGACTTCCTCGGTACGCCGTACGCGTTCGGCACGATCTGGAACTTCGGCGGCCACTCGAACCTCGGCGCTTCACTGCCCGCGTGGAACGAGAAGTTCCATGCCTGGCTGGCCAAACCCGGTACGGCGCTGAACGGGATCGCGCTGATGCCCGAGGCGATCGACAACAACCCGGCCGCGGTCGCGTTCTTCACCGACCTGGCGTGGGAGAGCCAACCGGTGGACGTGCAGCAGTGGTTCACCGACTATGCCACCAGCCGTTACGGCTCGGCTGATCCGCACGCGGTGGCGGCTTGGCGCATCCTCGGCAGCACCGTCTACAGCTGGCCTGCGGGCGCGGACAGCAAGCACCCGACCGGACTGTTCGACTACGAGCCCAGCCTGGCAGTTACCGGTACGGCGATTCCGTACGACCCCGCGGCATTCCGCCAGGCGCTCGGCGAGCTGCTGGCGGTGCCGCCCGCGCTGCGACGAAGTACGGCGTACCGGTACGACCTGGTTGATGTGGCCCGGCAGGTGATGGCCAATGACAGCCGGACGTTGTTGCCGCGCATCTCGGCTGCCTATCAGGCGCGTGACCTTGGGCAGTTCCGGAAGCTGACCGCCGATTGGTTGCAGCGGCTCGAGCTGCTCGACGACCTGCTCGGCACGGACGACAACTTCCTCCTGGGCTCGTGGCTGGCCGGTGCGACGGCACAGGCCGCCAACCCGGAGGAGGCGGCCGCACTGCGGTACGACGTACGCACCCTGATCACCGACTGGGCCGCTGCGGCGACACTGCAGGACTATGCGCGCAGGGAGTGGAACGGGCTCGTCGGGGACTACTACGCGGGTCGCTGGCGTACGTACTTCGCTGCGCTCGACACTGCTCTGTCTACTGGTCAGCCGCCGGCTCCCGTCGACTGGAAGGCTTACGCGGAGCAGTGGGCGCACACGGACACGCAGCACGCGGCCACGGAGCGCGGGGACGCTTACCAGTTGGCCTCGCGCATTCCTCAAATGATTAAGGGGTTTCCGGGGATCAGCCGTGCGTTGACCTCGTGTGGTGTGCCGTCTACATGGACGGTTGTGAGGTCGAGGTAG
- a CDS encoding DUF779 domain-containing protein: MAEKVLLTDEAAQWLRRLTGMHGPLMFHQSGGCCDGSSPMCYPDGEFRTGSADVHLADLVVEGVDKPIGFWMSANQYEYWKHTQLTVDVVTGRGSGFSVEAPEGIRFLIRSRLFTDQESAELGLL, translated from the coding sequence GTGGCCGAGAAGGTTCTGCTCACCGACGAGGCGGCGCAGTGGTTGCGCCGTCTCACCGGGATGCACGGTCCGCTGATGTTCCACCAGTCCGGTGGTTGCTGTGACGGCAGTTCGCCGATGTGCTATCCGGACGGGGAATTTCGAACGGGGTCGGCGGACGTGCATCTCGCTGACCTGGTCGTCGAGGGCGTGGACAAGCCGATCGGTTTCTGGATGTCGGCGAACCAGTACGAGTACTGGAAGCACACCCAGCTGACCGTCGACGTGGTGACAGGCCGCGGCAGCGGATTCTCGGTGGAGGCCCCCGAAGGTATCCGCTTCCTGATCCGCTCCCGCCTGTTCACCGACCAAGAGTCCGCCGAGCTCGGACTCCTCTGA
- the adh gene encoding aldehyde dehydrogenase, translated as MTIFAAPGQDGSPVAYKSRYEHYIGGDWVPPVKGGYFENPTPVTGENFTEIARGTAEDVEAALDAAHGAAPGWGRTSPAERANILNKIADRIEANLELLAVAETWDNGKAVRETLAADMPLAIDHFRYFAGALRAQEGSVSVIDDDTIAYHFHEPLGVVGQIIPWNFPILMAVWKLAPALAAGNAVVLKPAEQTPASIHVLIELIADLLPPGVVNIVNGFGVEAGKPLASSNRVAKVAFTGETTTGRLIMQYASENIIPVTLELGGKSPNVFFADVAASRDDFYDKALEGFTMFALNQGEVCTCPSRALIQSSIYDSFLADATARTQAIKLGNPLDTDTMMGAQASNDQYEKILAYIAIGREEGARVVTGGAPADLGGDLAGGYYIQPTIFEGDNKMRIFQEEIFGPVVSVTRFDDYADAMKIANDTLYGLGAGVWSRDINTAYRAGREIQAGRVWTNNYHAYPAHAAFGGYKNSGIGRENHKMMLDHYQQTKNLLVSYSPSKLGFF; from the coding sequence ATGACGATCTTCGCAGCTCCCGGGCAGGATGGCAGCCCGGTCGCATACAAATCGCGCTACGAGCACTACATCGGTGGCGACTGGGTGCCGCCGGTCAAGGGCGGGTACTTCGAGAACCCGACTCCGGTGACGGGTGAGAACTTCACCGAGATCGCGCGCGGTACGGCCGAGGACGTCGAGGCCGCGCTGGACGCCGCGCACGGCGCCGCGCCGGGCTGGGGCCGGACCTCGCCGGCCGAGCGCGCGAACATCCTGAACAAGATCGCTGACCGGATCGAGGCCAACCTCGAACTGCTCGCGGTCGCCGAGACCTGGGACAACGGCAAGGCCGTCCGCGAGACGCTGGCCGCCGACATGCCGCTGGCGATCGACCACTTCCGGTACTTCGCCGGCGCGCTCCGGGCCCAGGAGGGTTCGGTGTCGGTGATCGACGACGACACGATCGCGTACCACTTCCACGAGCCGCTCGGCGTGGTCGGGCAGATCATCCCGTGGAACTTCCCGATCCTGATGGCGGTCTGGAAGCTGGCGCCGGCGCTGGCGGCCGGCAACGCCGTCGTCCTCAAGCCGGCCGAGCAGACCCCGGCGTCCATCCACGTGCTGATCGAGCTGATCGCGGACCTGCTGCCGCCGGGCGTGGTGAACATCGTCAACGGATTCGGCGTCGAGGCCGGCAAACCGCTTGCCTCCAGCAACAGAGTGGCCAAGGTCGCGTTCACTGGTGAGACCACGACCGGCCGGCTGATCATGCAGTACGCGTCCGAGAACATCATCCCGGTGACGCTCGAGCTCGGCGGCAAGAGCCCGAACGTGTTCTTCGCCGACGTCGCCGCGTCGCGGGACGACTTCTACGACAAGGCGCTCGAGGGCTTCACGATGTTCGCGCTGAACCAGGGCGAGGTCTGCACCTGCCCGTCGCGGGCGCTGATCCAGTCGTCGATCTACGACTCGTTCCTGGCCGACGCCACGGCGCGGACGCAGGCGATCAAGCTCGGCAACCCGCTGGACACCGACACGATGATGGGCGCGCAGGCGAGCAACGACCAGTACGAGAAGATCCTGGCCTACATCGCGATCGGCCGCGAGGAGGGCGCCCGGGTGGTCACCGGCGGCGCTCCGGCCGACCTCGGCGGCGACCTGGCCGGCGGGTACTACATCCAGCCGACGATCTTCGAGGGCGACAACAAGATGCGGATCTTCCAGGAGGAGATCTTCGGCCCGGTCGTCTCGGTCACCCGGTTCGACGATTACGCCGACGCGATGAAGATCGCCAACGACACGCTGTACGGCCTCGGCGCGGGCGTCTGGTCGCGGGACATCAACACGGCGTACCGGGCCGGCCGGGAGATCCAGGCCGGGCGGGTGTGGACGAACAACTACCACGCGTACCCCGCGCACGCCGCGTTCGGCGGGTACAAGAACTCCGGCATCGGCCGGGAGAACCACAAGATGATGCTCGACCACTACCAGCAGACCAAGAACCTGCTGGTCAGCTACAGCCCTTCGAAGCTCGGGTTCTTCTGA
- a CDS encoding helix-turn-helix domain-containing protein, whose protein sequence is MDGPEQARRLSGVYDDVLGGGRAGAEPRPLVAASWERSLAAAVDPDLDLPPMILEQEMVEELRENHPLRAVLPVLRQTLTSIADEASHIMIITDARGMILWREGAADVKRTADRIALSEGAVWSEDQIGTNGMGTALAVGGPVQIHSAEHLVRRIHEWTCAAAPVHDPDTGKLLGAVDVSGPLRTVHPAMVALVTAAAQLAEGQLKVRMAAADEMLRARNMRHLMALGDAPGALLTPTGRVLAVQPLEWLPDRLVVPDGADRIDLGDGREGLVERLDEGYLLRMPGTPVRRARQTLRLKLLGSGQPIAVVGGREIALTLRRAEVLALLLLQPTGLTAEQLMLQLYGDEGNPTTVRAEMHRLRNLLGDGVLDTKPYRIVADVTGDVTEVQTALRNGDLPAALDLYAGPLLARSDAPALRAERDELDATLRRAVLDLHDPDLLWRYAQTPTAAEDLEIFEALAVGLPAEDPRRAAVGARLARLLD, encoded by the coding sequence ATGGACGGACCGGAGCAGGCCCGGCGGTTGAGTGGGGTGTACGACGACGTGCTCGGCGGCGGTCGCGCCGGGGCCGAACCGCGTCCACTCGTTGCCGCGTCCTGGGAACGTTCGCTGGCCGCCGCGGTCGACCCGGACCTCGACCTTCCGCCGATGATCCTCGAGCAGGAAATGGTCGAGGAGCTGCGCGAGAACCATCCGCTGCGCGCCGTGCTCCCGGTGCTCCGGCAGACACTCACGTCGATCGCCGACGAGGCCTCGCACATCATGATCATCACCGACGCGCGCGGCATGATCCTGTGGCGCGAGGGCGCCGCCGATGTGAAGCGCACCGCGGACCGGATCGCGTTGTCCGAGGGCGCGGTGTGGTCCGAGGACCAGATCGGGACCAACGGCATGGGTACGGCGCTCGCCGTCGGCGGACCGGTCCAGATCCACTCCGCCGAACACCTGGTCCGGCGGATCCACGAATGGACCTGCGCCGCCGCGCCCGTGCACGACCCGGACACCGGCAAACTGCTCGGCGCCGTCGACGTCTCCGGCCCGTTGCGGACCGTCCATCCCGCGATGGTCGCGCTGGTGACCGCCGCGGCCCAGCTCGCCGAGGGACAGCTGAAGGTCCGGATGGCCGCCGCCGACGAGATGCTCCGCGCCCGCAACATGCGGCACCTGATGGCGCTCGGCGATGCCCCGGGCGCCTTGCTCACGCCGACCGGCCGGGTCCTCGCGGTCCAACCGCTCGAATGGTTGCCCGACCGTCTCGTCGTACCGGACGGCGCCGACCGGATCGACCTCGGCGACGGTCGTGAGGGACTCGTCGAACGCCTCGACGAGGGCTACCTGCTGCGAATGCCCGGTACGCCGGTACGCCGCGCGCGCCAGACCCTCCGGCTGAAGCTCCTCGGCTCAGGGCAGCCGATCGCGGTCGTCGGCGGCCGGGAGATCGCACTGACACTGCGGCGGGCCGAAGTACTCGCACTGCTATTACTGCAGCCGACAGGCCTGACCGCGGAGCAGCTGATGCTCCAGCTGTACGGCGACGAGGGCAACCCGACGACGGTCCGCGCCGAGATGCACCGCCTCCGGAACCTGCTGGGCGACGGCGTTCTCGACACCAAGCCGTACCGGATCGTCGCGGACGTGACCGGCGACGTCACCGAAGTACAAACAGCCCTCCGCAACGGCGACCTGCCGGCGGCGCTGGACCTGTACGCGGGTCCGCTGCTCGCCCGCTCCGACGCCCCCGCCCTCCGCGCCGAACGCGACGAACTCGACGCCACGCTCCGCCGCGCAGTCCTCGACCTCCACGACCCCGACCTCCTCTGGCGCTACGCCCAAACCCCCACCGCCGCCGAGGACCTGGAGATCTTCGAGGCCCTCGCTGTCGGGCTGCCCGCGGAAGACCCCCGCCGCGCCGCGGTCGGCGCCCGTCTCGCCCGTCTCCTCGACTGA
- a CDS encoding (Fe-S)-binding protein, translating to MQILAIVVSLAVTLVAVALFGKTIGHMVSVIKLGQPAGRTNDPGKRTVTLVKESLGHTRMLQWSHIGVMHWFVAFGFIGLFLTLVTAFGQLFDPHWALPVIGHWFVFEWVSEALTWTGLVSIVGLIGYRLAHLPKGSEGRYSRFYGSRAWQAYYVEYTILGVLVCILLLRGLEYQLGDQEKFHFPMTFFIGTGLFGGLSEHGLENAVYLIAMIKILISFAWMITISLNATMGVAWHRFTAWPNIWFKREADGGSALGPLQPIMVNGAPIDFENIDELDEDAALGVGKVEDFTWKGLLDFTTCTECGRCQSQCPAWNTDKPLSPKLVVMNLREHAYAKAPYLLASSDDERKSLPQLVLDEQERPLVGSPDVAVIDEDALWACTSCGACVQQCPVDIEHVDAIMDMRRYQVLIESSFPSELNGLFKGLENKGNPWNMNPSGRMDWAKDLPFEVKQVGTDVESLDEVEYLFWVGCAGAYEDRAKKTTQAVAELLNIAGVSFAVLGDGETCTGDPARRSGNEFVFQQLAMQNAEVFKETKVRKVVATCAHCFNTLKNEYSQLGVELDVIHHTQLLNRLVRDGKLTPVAPADSSLNGQKITYHDPCYLGRHNQVYDAPRELLDIIPGAEYAEMPRNQTKSFCCGAGGARMWMEEKLGTRINLNRTTEAVETGADKIATGCPFCRVMLSDGLTAKQADGSARESVEVQDVAQLLLASVRRGES from the coding sequence ATGCAGATCCTCGCCATCGTCGTCTCGCTCGCGGTGACGCTTGTCGCCGTGGCGCTGTTCGGCAAGACGATCGGGCACATGGTGTCCGTGATCAAGCTCGGGCAGCCGGCCGGGCGGACGAACGACCCGGGTAAGCGGACCGTGACCCTGGTCAAGGAGAGCCTCGGGCACACCCGGATGTTGCAGTGGAGTCATATCGGGGTGATGCACTGGTTCGTCGCGTTCGGGTTCATCGGGCTGTTCCTGACGCTGGTGACCGCGTTCGGGCAGTTGTTCGATCCGCACTGGGCGCTGCCGGTGATCGGTCACTGGTTCGTGTTCGAGTGGGTCAGCGAGGCGTTGACCTGGACCGGCCTGGTCTCGATCGTCGGGTTGATCGGGTACCGGCTGGCACATCTGCCGAAGGGTTCGGAGGGCCGGTACAGCCGGTTCTACGGTTCGCGCGCCTGGCAGGCGTACTACGTCGAGTACACGATCCTCGGCGTACTGGTCTGCATCCTTTTGCTGCGCGGGCTCGAGTACCAGCTGGGCGATCAGGAGAAGTTCCACTTCCCGATGACGTTCTTCATCGGGACCGGCCTGTTCGGCGGGCTGAGCGAGCACGGCCTGGAGAACGCGGTCTACCTGATCGCGATGATCAAGATCCTGATCTCGTTCGCGTGGATGATCACGATCTCGCTGAACGCGACGATGGGTGTCGCGTGGCACCGGTTCACCGCGTGGCCGAACATCTGGTTCAAGCGCGAGGCCGACGGCGGTTCGGCGCTCGGCCCGCTGCAGCCGATCATGGTGAACGGCGCCCCGATCGACTTCGAGAACATCGACGAGCTCGACGAGGACGCCGCCCTCGGCGTCGGCAAGGTCGAGGATTTCACCTGGAAGGGCCTGCTTGACTTCACCACCTGCACCGAGTGCGGCCGCTGCCAGTCGCAGTGCCCGGCGTGGAACACCGACAAGCCGCTGTCGCCGAAGCTCGTGGTGATGAATCTGCGCGAGCACGCCTACGCCAAGGCGCCGTACCTGCTGGCTTCGTCCGACGACGAGCGCAAGTCGCTGCCGCAGTTGGTGCTCGACGAGCAGGAAAGGCCGCTGGTCGGGTCGCCGGACGTCGCGGTCATCGACGAGGACGCGTTGTGGGCGTGTACGTCGTGTGGCGCGTGCGTGCAGCAGTGCCCGGTCGACATCGAGCACGTCGACGCGATCATGGACATGCGCCGCTACCAGGTGCTGATCGAGTCCTCGTTCCCGTCCGAGCTCAACGGGCTGTTCAAGGGCCTGGAGAACAAGGGCAACCCGTGGAACATGAACCCGTCCGGCCGGATGGACTGGGCCAAGGACCTGCCGTTCGAGGTCAAGCAGGTCGGTACCGATGTGGAGTCGCTGGACGAGGTCGAGTACCTGTTCTGGGTCGGCTGCGCCGGTGCGTACGAGGACCGCGCGAAGAAGACCACGCAGGCAGTCGCCGAACTGCTGAACATCGCCGGCGTCTCGTTCGCCGTACTGGGTGACGGCGAGACCTGTACGGGTGACCCGGCCCGGCGTTCGGGCAACGAGTTCGTGTTCCAGCAGCTCGCGATGCAGAACGCCGAGGTCTTCAAGGAAACCAAGGTCCGCAAGGTCGTCGCGACCTGCGCGCACTGCTTCAACACGCTGAAGAACGAGTACTCCCAGCTCGGTGTCGAGCTCGACGTCATCCACCACACCCAGCTGCTGAACCGGCTCGTCCGCGACGGCAAGCTGACCCCGGTCGCACCGGCCGACAGCTCGCTCAACGGGCAGAAGATCACCTACCACGACCCGTGCTACCTCGGCCGCCACAACCAGGTGTACGACGCCCCGCGCGAACTGCTCGACATCATCCCCGGCGCGGAGTACGCCGAAATGCCCCGCAACCAGACCAAGTCGTTCTGCTGCGGCGCCGGCGGCGCGCGGATGTGGATGGAGGAGAAGCTCGGCACCCGGATCAATCTCAACCGCACCACCGAAGCCGTCGAGACCGGCGCCGACAAGATCGCCACCGGCTGCCCGTTCTGCCGCGTCATGCTCTCCGACGGCCTCACCGCCAAGCAGGCCGACGGCTCGGCCCGCGAGTCCGTCGAGGTCCAGGACGTCGCCCAACTGCTGCTCGCTTCTGTAAGGCGTGGCGAAAGCTGA
- a CDS encoding alkaline phosphatase D family protein has translation MPMLSSRRNFLTVSGAAAALALSGSLPEIRAAAAGWTGRPDRRDPFTLGVASGDPLPDAVVIWTRLAPDPLAPFGGMDRRPAEVQWQVAEDEQFHRVVRAGSYKARPESSHSVHVDVRGLRPWRHYWYRFRVNGQLSPVGRTKTAPAYDTQLSELSLAFASCQAWWEGWYTAYADMAQRDHDVVFFLGDYIYEFGIDRGIRPHSSEPYITQQTVTLDEYRLRYAAYKMDPDLQQAHAVAPWIVTLDDHEVVDNWADEAHPSAPPAQFLVRRANAFRAYWEHMPLRFAQLPSGPDMQLYRRIRYGRLAEFSVLDTRQYRSDQAYGDGTKAPGPETADPSRTITGDAQEKWLLDGWAASQTRWNVLAHQTAIARLDTKDGPGVLVPMDTWDGYEASRNRVLGGAAQRKVRNLVSIAGDLHRSVASDLKLDFTDPASPTVGAEFVGTSITSGIDGQDLDPGGATLLRENPHMKFGNFQRGYVSCSITPQRWISDYRVVDKVSVQNGTVSTRAKLLVEDGRPGIAEVQA, from the coding sequence ATGCCGATGTTGAGCAGTCGACGAAACTTCCTCACGGTCAGCGGAGCCGCGGCGGCGCTCGCGCTGAGCGGCAGTCTTCCGGAGATCCGGGCCGCGGCGGCGGGCTGGACCGGCCGGCCGGACCGGCGGGACCCGTTCACGCTCGGCGTCGCGTCCGGCGACCCGTTGCCGGACGCGGTGGTGATCTGGACCCGGCTCGCCCCTGATCCACTCGCGCCGTTCGGCGGGATGGACCGGCGACCGGCCGAGGTCCAGTGGCAGGTGGCGGAGGACGAGCAGTTCCACCGCGTCGTCCGCGCCGGCTCGTACAAGGCCAGGCCCGAGTCCAGCCACTCGGTGCACGTCGACGTCCGCGGGCTGCGGCCGTGGCGGCACTACTGGTACCGCTTCCGCGTGAACGGGCAGTTGAGCCCGGTCGGCCGGACCAAGACCGCACCGGCGTACGACACCCAACTGTCCGAGCTGTCGCTGGCGTTCGCGTCCTGCCAGGCGTGGTGGGAGGGCTGGTACACGGCGTACGCCGACATGGCCCAGCGCGACCACGATGTGGTGTTCTTCCTCGGCGACTACATCTACGAGTTCGGCATCGACCGCGGCATCCGCCCGCATTCGAGCGAGCCGTACATCACCCAGCAGACCGTGACGCTGGACGAGTACCGGCTGCGCTACGCGGCGTACAAGATGGACCCCGATCTGCAGCAGGCGCACGCGGTCGCGCCGTGGATCGTCACGCTGGACGACCACGAGGTCGTCGACAACTGGGCCGACGAGGCGCATCCGAGCGCGCCGCCGGCCCAGTTCCTGGTACGCCGGGCCAACGCGTTCCGGGCGTACTGGGAACACATGCCGCTGCGGTTCGCGCAACTGCCCAGCGGCCCGGACATGCAGCTGTACCGGCGGATCCGGTACGGGCGGCTGGCCGAGTTCAGCGTGCTCGACACACGTCAGTACCGCTCCGACCAGGCGTACGGCGACGGCACGAAGGCGCCCGGTCCGGAAACCGCCGACCCCTCGCGGACGATCACCGGCGACGCGCAGGAGAAGTGGCTTCTCGACGGCTGGGCGGCGTCGCAGACCCGGTGGAACGTGCTCGCCCACCAGACCGCGATCGCCCGGCTGGACACGAAGGACGGGCCGGGGGTGCTGGTCCCGATGGACACCTGGGACGGATACGAGGCGTCCCGGAACCGCGTTCTCGGCGGCGCCGCGCAGCGCAAGGTCCGCAACCTCGTCTCGATCGCCGGCGACCTGCACCGCAGCGTGGCCTCGGACCTGAAGCTGGACTTCACCGATCCGGCGTCCCCGACCGTCGGCGCCGAGTTCGTCGGTACGTCGATCACGTCCGGCATCGACGGCCAGGACCTGGACCCCGGCGGCGCGACCCTGCTCCGGGAGAACCCGCACATGAAGTTCGGCAACTTCCAGCGCGGCTACGTCAGCTGCAGCATCACGCCGCAGCGGTGGATCTCCGACTACCGCGTCGTCGACAAGGTCTCCGTCCAGAACGGCACCGTCAGCACCCGCGCCAAACTCCTCGTCGAGGACGGCCGGCCCGGCATCGCGGAGGTACAGGCATGA
- a CDS encoding IS630 family transposase, whose product MPSPKVDPVVLSDEERSVLAGWSRRRKTSQALALRSRIVLRCADGGTIGEVAEAVGVSRNMVSKWRSRFLAERLDGLSDEPRPGRPRTITDDDIEQVITKTLESTPGEDTHWSTRSMASATGMSQSAVSRIWRAFGLKPHAIETWKLSTDPLFVDKVRDVVGLYMSPPENALVLAVDEKSQMQAIDRTAPILPVMPTTPARMTHDYVRHGTTSLFAALDLSSGSVIAQHYRRHRHQEFLRFLKLIDAAVPKDLDLHLVLDNYATHKTPKVKEWLIRHPRFHLHFTPTSSSWLNLVERWFAELTNRKLRRSAHRSVTELEADVRAWINTWNEDPKPFVWTKTADQILDTLAAYCQRITDSRH is encoded by the coding sequence ATGCCGAGCCCGAAGGTTGATCCGGTGGTGTTGTCCGACGAGGAGCGGTCGGTGCTGGCCGGGTGGTCCAGGCGACGGAAAACGTCGCAGGCATTGGCGTTGCGGTCCCGGATCGTGTTGCGGTGTGCTGACGGCGGCACGATCGGCGAGGTCGCTGAGGCTGTCGGGGTGTCGCGGAACATGGTGTCGAAGTGGCGTTCGCGGTTCCTGGCCGAGCGGCTGGACGGGTTGTCGGACGAGCCGCGGCCGGGCCGGCCGCGGACGATCACCGACGACGACATCGAGCAGGTGATCACCAAGACGCTGGAGTCCACGCCGGGCGAGGACACGCACTGGTCGACCCGGTCGATGGCGTCGGCGACGGGGATGTCGCAGTCGGCGGTGTCGCGGATCTGGCGGGCGTTCGGGTTGAAGCCGCATGCGATCGAGACCTGGAAGCTGTCCACGGATCCGTTATTCGTGGACAAGGTCCGCGACGTCGTCGGCCTGTACATGAGCCCGCCGGAGAACGCGTTGGTGCTCGCAGTCGACGAGAAGTCGCAGATGCAGGCCATCGACCGGACGGCGCCGATCCTGCCGGTGATGCCAACGACACCGGCGCGGATGACCCACGACTACGTGCGGCACGGCACCACCAGCCTGTTCGCCGCCCTGGATCTGTCCAGCGGGTCGGTGATCGCTCAGCACTACCGCCGGCATCGGCACCAGGAGTTCCTGCGTTTCCTGAAACTGATCGACGCCGCCGTGCCCAAAGACCTCGACCTGCATCTGGTGCTGGACAACTACGCCACCCACAAAACCCCCAAGGTGAAGGAATGGCTGATCCGCCACCCCAGGTTCCACCTGCACTTCACCCCCACCAGCTCGTCGTGGCTCAACCTGGTGGAACGCTGGTTCGCCGAACTCACCAACCGCAAACTGCGCCGCTCCGCCCACCGCAGCGTCACCGAACTCGAGGCCGACGTCCGCGCCTGGATCAACACCTGGAACGAAGACCCCAAACCCTTCGTCTGGACCAAGACCGCCGACCAAATCCTCGACACCCTCGCCGCATACTGCCAACGAATTACCGACTCACGACACTAG
- a CDS encoding MarR family winged helix-turn-helix transcriptional regulator, which translates to MATDASDAVDNLEKELVTLARRLRGLQRTLSDEAHPDLEPAQYALLNHVEELAPVRMADLVAALEVDKGPVSRACARLEEEGLLKRAADKSDARATLLTLTAAGKRKLSAARKKRHKVIEDLLKDWSPAQVKTFAGQVSKFNKLAN; encoded by the coding sequence GTGGCAACAGACGCAAGTGACGCGGTGGACAACCTGGAGAAGGAGCTCGTCACGTTGGCACGCCGGCTGCGCGGGCTGCAGCGGACGCTGTCCGACGAGGCGCACCCGGACCTGGAGCCGGCACAGTACGCGTTGCTGAACCACGTGGAAGAGCTGGCGCCGGTGCGGATGGCCGACCTGGTCGCCGCTCTCGAGGTCGACAAGGGTCCGGTCAGCCGGGCCTGCGCGCGCCTGGAGGAAGAGGGTCTGCTGAAGCGGGCGGCCGACAAGTCCGACGCCCGGGCGACCCTGCTGACGCTGACCGCGGCCGGCAAGCGCAAGCTGTCGGCGGCTCGGAAGAAGCGCCACAAGGTGATCGAGGACCTGCTCAAGGACTGGTCGCCGGCGCAGGTCAAGACCTTCGCCGGTCAGGTGTCGAAGTTCAACAAGCTGGCCAACTGA